Below is a window of bacterium DNA.
TTCCCTCGATGCCTTCGCCGGCCAGGGCGCGATCGCGATTAGCGATGCGCAACAGTTCGAGGCGCTGCAGCGTTCCAACAGCGATCTCAGACTGGCCTACGATGCGACATTGGAAGGCTGGGCTCGCGCCCTCGAACTCCGGGACAAGGAAACGGAGGGTCACACACAGCGGGTCACGGAGTTGACAGTGCGACTGGCCGAGCGAATGAGGATCGCGGAGACAGAACTTGTCCACGTGAGACGGGGAGCCCTCTTGCACGATATTGGGAAGCTCGCCGTATCCGATACAGTGCTCCTGAAGCCTGGGCCGCTGACCCCCAAAGAGCGGACCATGATGGAACGTCACCCCGTGTTTGCGCACGACCTGCTGATGCCGATCCCATACTTGCGCCCGGCTCTGGACATCCCGTATTGTCACCACGAGAGATGGGACGGTACGGGATACCCTCGCGGACTCAAGGGCGAGTTCATCCCACTTGCTGCCCGGATCTTCGCCGTGGTGGACGTGTGGGATGCCCTCACGTCGAACCGTCCATACCGTCGCGCCTGGTCCAAGAAGCGCGCTCGTCAGTACCTTCGGGATGAAGCAGGAGGTCAGTTTGATCCTCACGCCGTCGACGCGTTCTTGGCGATGCTGGAGCAGGTAGAGGAGAACACCCACGGTAGGTTAGGATTAATGCAGGACGGTTCTAAGGCCCAGTAGCAAGACGCCAGCGGCCGGTGAGTCCTTTGCCATCTACGGCATCAACCAGAAACGGCGAGGGGGGGCGGTGGCGACCAGACCGACCCCCGTCGTTGTGAGCACGGCGGACCCGCCCTGTCGGTCCGTCACATTGGCGGGTCCGTTCCTGGGTGGGACGCACAGGCTGTCAACGCGAGCCGGCTCGGTGATCAGACGATAAAATCGGCGTGCAGCGGCGCCAGCATGAGGAGTTCGCCCCAGGCGGCGGTTGCATCCTTGGAGTCGCCTGCTGAACGTCGCAAAAGGAAGTCCTTTCTCGACGGGAGGTGGAGCGGTGGCACTCCGGCGGCACCCCGCCACACGCGCGACGTTGCGCTAGGACGGCCGCGGTGCCCCCAACGGCCGCGGGAGCGGACCCCCCTTTCGCAACAGTGACCGGCTGACCGTCGATACGCTGACCCCGAGCCGTTTGGCTGCGGCTCTCCGTGAGAGAGCGCCGGATGCAATCGCGGGGCGCAGCGCTTCGAGGTCGCCGTTGAGCGACGGCGGCCGGCCGACATGGACGCCTTGCCGCTTGGCGCGCGCCATGCCTGCACGGACACGCTCCGCGATCAAGCCGCGCTCGAACTGGGCGAAGCTCGCTAGGATGTTCAGCATGAGGTCGCCGACCGGCGAGGCGCCGGACGTGTCCAGCCACGGCTCGCTGTAGGAGCGCAGGCCGACGCCCCATCGCCGGAGATGCCCTGATCGTTCGCCTGCAACGCTCAAATGGACGGTTCGTTCGGACGGGGCGG
It encodes the following:
- a CDS encoding recombinase family protein, producing the protein MSVAGERSGHLRRWGVGLRSYSEPWLDTSGASPVGDLMLNILASFAQFERGLIAERVRAGMARAKRQGVHVGRPPSLNGDLEALRPAIASGALSRRAAAKRLGVSVSTVSRSLLRKGGPLPRPLGAPRPS